The following are encoded in a window of Drosophila simulans strain w501 chromosome 3L, Prin_Dsim_3.1, whole genome shotgun sequence genomic DNA:
- the LOC6737348 gene encoding probable isocitrate dehydrogenase [NAD] subunit alpha, mitochondrial yields MSGNWFKWTALHGRPRTVGINTNGRILRLFDDAIVRFRQPFYESWRRRRRPEDYEKREIPVRQQVPRIRHNRIPGTKENPCRKVPSLLPRKGEVLVPTRIQPPRNSMGFSAIRFFGSSANEGGSGEPPENREGKLIKFTVGSRAAKPKTGKIEISKKGPLGFETTKLPVQESSPQSDYLSGLSKNSPDKETTSDTSTTQSSDRSGKEGNEEPIIDDIPRSFSEYINSTAHWDSDSKNPSGIQSQQPERSQSAGNPPSGGKPPTKPPTGPSGPSGPNNPSRPPSRKDKNPFSGMGTEPPKKPPLGSKPPSKVPPRSTSPKKPPTGSTPPPKPTKSSKPPSKPPAGPGKKSASKPPTANKPPVKSPAGPSAPKGGAGGKSGKGAGEPRVITLMPGDGIGPEISMAVIKILEAAKTPLIFEPVDVTPVLNSQGMTSVPEQVIESMNRTKVGLKGPLMTPVGTGFRSLNLTLRQLFNLYANIRPCRSLPGVETVYGDVDIVTIRENTEGEYSGIEHTLVNGVVQSIKLITRNASLRVAEYTFQYALAMKRKKVTAVAESQVMRMSDGLFLRCVREMAAKYKSKMDQAGIKYEESTMTTVCLNIVQDPKRYDMLVLPNLYGDIISDTCAGLIGGLGLTPSGNVGTNGAIFESVHGTAPDIAGKDLANPTALLLSSVMMLHYIGLHEHAERIEKAVLKTIRDDNIRTMDLGGKAKCSEYTDALIKNLK; encoded by the coding sequence ATTGGTTCAAATGGACTGCTCTTCACGGGCGCCCAAGAACTGTCGGCATAAACACTAATGGAAGAATTCTACGGCTTTTCGACGATGCCATAGTTCGATTTCGGCAGCCGTTCTACGAATCTTGGCGGCGTCGTAGGCGCCCTGAAGACTATGAAAAGAGAGAAATCCCAGTGCGACAGCAAGTTCCAAGGATACGGCACAATCGTATTCCAGGGACGAAGGAAAATCCTTGTCGCAAAGTGCCCAGTCTTCTTCCTAGGAAGGGTGAAGTGCTTGTTCCCACTCGCATTCAGCCGCCACGGAATTCAATGGGTTTCTCAGCTATAAGATTCTTTGGAAGCTCCGCTAATGAAGGGGGTTCTGGTGAACCACCGGAAAATCGCGAGGGAAAGCTCATTAAGTTTACAGTGGGTTCTCGTGCAGCCAAACCGAAAACGGGCAAGATTGAAATATCAAAAAAGGGACCATTAGGTTTTGAGACAACTAAACTACCAGTTCAAGAATCATCACCGCAGTCAGATTACTTATCAGGACTTTCGAAAAACAGTCCGGACAAGGAAACAACTTCAGACACCAGCACCACACAATCTTCAGATCGATCGGGAAAAGAAGGGAATGAGGAACCAATTATAGATGATATACCCAGATCATTCTCAGAATACATCAACTCAACCGCACATTGGGATTCCGACTCAAAAAATCCTTCAGGAATTCAGTCCCAGCAACCCGAAAGAAGCCAAAGTGCTGGGAATCCCCCATCTGGAGGGAAACCACCCACCAAACCTCCTACAGGACCCAGTGGTCCGTCAGGACCCAACAATCCTTCAAGACCACCATCAAGAAAGGATAAAAATCCATTTAGCGGAATGGGAACCGAACCGCCTAAGAAGCCACCTTTGGGAAGTAAGCCTCCTAGTAAAGTACCACCAAGAAGTACATCTCCCAAAAAACCACCAACAGGCAGTACACCTCCcccaaaaccaacaaaatcTAGTAAGCCCCCTAGTAAACCACCAGCAGGACCAGGGAAGAAGTCAGCCAGTAAACCACCCACAGCAAATAAGCCCCCTGTTAAATCTCCAGCAGGACCCTCAGCACCaaaaggaggagctggaggcaAGTCTGGGAAGGGTGCAGGTGAACCGAGGGTCATAACCCTAATGCCTGGCGATGGCATTGGGCCAGAGATATCGATGGCAGTCATAAAGATCCTTGAGGCCGCAAAAACTCCTTTAATCTTTGAGCCTGTTGACGTGACCCCAGTGTTGAATAGCCAGGGTATGACATCGGTGCCGGAGCAGGTGATCGAGAGTATGAACCGAACGAAAGTTGGTCTCAAAGGTCCACTGATGACACCCGTGGGCACTGGCTTCCGCTCCCTCAATCTAACCCTGCGCCAGCTATTCAACCTATACGCCAACATTCGACCGTGCAGATCCCTGCCAGGTGTGGAAACAGTTTACGGCGATGTGGACATAGTGACCATTCGCGAGAACACCGAGGGTGAGTACTCGGGCATTGAGCACACCCTGGTTAACGGTGTGGTGCAGAGCATCAAGCTGATCACTCGGAACGCCTCACTCCGGGTGGCCGAGTACACCTTCCAATACGCCTTGGCTATGAAGCGGAAAAAGGTGACGGCCGTGGCTGAATCTCAGGTTATGAGGATGTCGGACGGGCTATTTCTGCGGTGTGTCCGCGAAATGGCGGCGAAGTATAAGAGCAAAATGGACCAGGCGGGCATTAAATATGAGGAATCCACCATGACTACCGTTTGCCTGAATATCGTCCAGGATCCCAAGCGATATGATATGCTGGTGCTGCCCAATCTCTACGGGGATATCATTTCAGACACCTGCGCCGGATTGATTGGAGGATTGGGTCTGACGCCGTCGGGTAATGTGGGCACCAATGGCGCCATTTTCGAGTCGGTTCACGGAACTGCGCCGGATATTGCTGGCAAGGATTTGGCCAACCCGACCGCTTTGCTGCTCTCCTCTGTGATGATGCTGCACTACATCGGATTGCATGAACATGCGGAAAGGATTGAGAAGGCAGTGCTGAAGACCATTAGGGATGATAATATCCGCACCATGGATCTGGGCGGCAAGGCGAAATGCTCCGAGTACACCGATGCCCTGATCAAAAACCTCAAGTGA